From the Athene noctua chromosome 22, bAthNoc1.hap1.1, whole genome shotgun sequence genome, one window contains:
- the SZRD1 gene encoding SUZ RNA-binding domain-containing isoform X2 — MEFVHKYEIDRRLEKKLKITQKESRKSKSPPKVPIVIQDDSLPAGPPPQIRILKRPTTNGVLSNPNSASRPAFPVKSLAQREAEYAEARKRILGSASPEEEQEKPVLDRPPRISQPEDTRQPNNVIRQPLGPDGSQGFKQRR, encoded by the exons GAAATAGACAGACGGTTGGAAAAGAAGCTGAAGATCACGCAGAAGGAAAG tagAAAGTCAAAGTCTCCTCCTAAAGTGCCGATCGTGATTCAGGACGACAGCCTTCCTGCGGGTCCTCCCCCGCAGATCCGCATCTTGAAGAGGCCGACAACCAACGGCGTGCTCAGCAATCCCAACTCCGCCAGCAGACCGGCCTTCCCCGTGAAATCCCTAGCGCAGAGGGAAGCGGAATACGCCGAAGCCAGGAAACGAATATTGGGCAGCGCAAGCCCTGAAGAAGAGCAGGAAAAGCCTGTTCTAGATAG GCCGCCGAGGATCTCTCAACCAGAAGACACCAGACAGCCCAATAATGTGATCAGACAACCCCTGGGTCCCGATGGCTCACAAGGCTTCAAACAACGCAGATAA
- the NECAP2 gene encoding adaptin ear-binding coat-associated protein 2 gives MAAMAAEEEEYEAVLCVKPAVHVYRVPPRASNRGYRAAEWQLDQPAWSGRLRITAKGKIAYIKLEDKTSGELFAQAPVEQFPGIAVESVTDSSRYFVIRIEDGNGRRAFIGVGFVDRGDAFDFNVALQDHFKWVRQQSELAKQAENPDQGPKLDLGFKEGQTIKLNIANMKKKEGTAGNARPRPAGPGGLSLLPPPPGGKSSAPVYPSGERPSSLSEPAQLPGTPITDSLLSWPQPAAAPAAAAADVWGDFAKASGSASSQTQANAGWVQF, from the exons ATGGCGGCCATggcagcggaggaggaggagtacGAGGCGGTGCTGTGCGTGAAGCCGGCCGTACACGTCTACCGGGTGCCGCCGCGGGCCTCCAACCGCGGCTACAG aGCTGCAGAGTGGCAGCTGGACCAGCCGGCATGGAGCGGCAGGCTGCGGATCACGGCCAAGGGCAAGATCGCTTACATTAAGCTGGAAGACAAGACCTCGG GAGAGCTTTTTGCCCAGGCGCCAGTGGAGCAGTTCCCTGGCATCGCTGTGGAGAGCGTGACGGACTCCAGCAGATATTTTGTCATCCGGATCGAAGATGGGAACG GCCGACGTGCTTTCATCGGAGTTGGCTTTGTTGACCGTGGGGATGCTTTTGACTTCAACGTGGCTCTCCAAGACCATTTTAA GTGGGTGAGGCAGCAGAGCGAGCTGGCCAAACAGGCTGAGAACCCTGATCAGGGACCCAAACTGGATCTGGGCTTCAAGGAGGGACAAACCATCAAACTCAACATTGCG aatatgaagaaaaaggaaggaacagCGGGGAATGCCAGACCACGTCCTGCAGGTCCTGGGGGCCTGAGCTTGCTCCCACCGCCTCCTGGAGGAAAATCTTCCGCTCCGGTTTATCCTTCTGGAGAGCGGCCATCGTCGCTCTCTGAGCCCGCCCAGCTCCCGGGCACCCCCATCACAG actccctcttgtcctggccGCAGCCCGCTGCTgctcccgccgcagccgccgccgatGTCTGGGGAGACTTTGCCAAAGCTTCAGG aTCAGCTTCTAGCCAGACTCAGGCAAATGCAGGCTGGGTTCAGTTCTGA